Below is a window of Fervidobacterium pennivorans DSM 9078 DNA.
CCATGGACTTCCTGTTTTCTCTCATCTAACAAGATACACCTGTCAGCATCCCCATCGTGGAGTATCGCAAGATTGTGATTGGTCATCCGTTTCATGGCTTGTTCCGGGTTTGTAGAACCGCAATCTACGTTTATATTATAACCATCCGGATTATTATTAATCACTTCTACTTTTGCTCCGAGTTGTTTTAAAACATAAGGTGTTGTTTCATACGCTGCTCCATTTCCGGCATCAACCAATATCTTCAAACCTGACAAATCTAAATTTGGGAATTGTTGAATAACGTAGTTTGCATATTCCTCAAAAGCAAGCTTGTAGTCAACTACGCAACCTATCTCACTGTAAGAAACATAATGAAGCTCTTTCATCCGTTTTTCCAAATTGTCCTCTACCTCATCTGGCAACTTAAAACCTTTCGAGATAACCTTTAATCCATTGAATTCAGGAGGATTGTGTGAAGCAGAAATCATTACCCCTACGGCATCCTCGAGTTTGGTTATAATCGCCAGTGCAGGAGTTGGAAGCACACCACACCGGTAAACTGTTGCACCTGCAGCCGTCGCACCAGCTATAATAGCTGCTTCCAACATATCCCCACTTGCCCTTGTATCTTTGGCTATAAATATCCTGTTGCTAACGTATTTTCCAAGCGCATTCCCCAACCTGAACGCTATTTCCGGAGTAAGCTCCTCGTTAACAACTCCCCTTATTCCATCTGTCCCAAACAGTTTCATAAGAAGTCCTCCTACGTAAAAGTATGGTATAAATATTTTAGTCAAAAAATAGGCAGGGCAGGACGACTTAGTGTCCCTTGGCTTTCAAGCCATTACGGGAGTCTGTCGCCTGCCTTTAACCATGATAAGTTGGTTGGGTTTTTAACCCTCGTCACACTGGAGGTTTGGTTCAGCAGGCCCCTGCCCTCGCCTTTTAACCTATTCAATCGAAAGGAGGTTTTAGTATGTCTCAAAACTTCTCCATCTTTGTCGGTATTGACATCTCCAAGCATAAGTTCAACGCCTGTGCTATCCAAAATCCTAATTCTATCATCTTCGAATCTGCTTTCGATATGTCCAAACAAGGGTTTTCCTCCTTTGTTCAAAAGCTCTCCGTTTTCCCTAAGTCTTCTGTCCTTATCGCTATGGAGTCTACTGGCTGTTACCATCTTAACCTTCTTTCTTTCCTCTCTCTCAATGATTTCTCTTGTGTCGTTCTTAATCCTTTGCTTGTTAACAAATCTCTTCCCGTTGGGCTTAGGAAAACTAAAACTGACAAAATCGATGCTCGCTCTATTGCTCTTACCATCTTCTATACCCATCACATTCTTCCTACTTCTTCTTTCCTCAACTCAGATTTTCGGGATATTGCAAGGAAAAAGGAAAGCATCACTCATCAAATCTCAAGAGTCAAAAACGACATCGAAAAGCTTCTTTCTCTCCTCTTCCCTGAACTTGAAAAAGTGACCAACATCTACAATGATGCTATCTTGGATTTGCTTTCTTCTTTCCCTTCTGCTAAAGCTATCCAAAAAGCCTCCATTGATTCTCTACGTGTTTTCTTTTCAAAAACAATCGGTAGAAAGTTAAAACTTACCCCAGAAACTCTTAAAGAGCTTGCTAACAACTCCATCGCTCAGTATTGGCCAGTGAAAGAGAAGATTCTTATTCAAACTATCAAGGAACTTCGATTTTTACAACAGCAACTTAATGAGTTTGATGAGATGCTCAAAGAATATTGCAAATGTGCTTCGCTTAATCAAGATGTTGAAATACTCACGTCCATTGACGGAATTGGTGAAAATAGCGCACTGTATTTTCTTGCCGAAGTTGGCGATATTTCAAGATTTAGCACTTACAAAAAACTAATTGCCTATTGTGGGCTTGACCCAAGCGTAGATGAATCAGGCAAACACAAAGGAGAAAGCCGTATATCCAAAAGGGGCAATGCACACCTGAGACGAATAATTTGGCTGATGAGTGTGAATGTAGTGAGACACAACGAATATTTTAAAGCATATTTTCAAAGAAAACGAGCGCAAGGGTTAGTATACAAAAAAGCGATGATGAGTGTAGCGCACAAATTGCTAAGGACGATATTTGCTATGATGAAAAAGCGCGAGAAATTCAACATCGATCATACATTTTCGTCTTCTACTCAAAATTTAATTTTACATAGTTGACTCCCTTGAACATATTTTCATTTGTTGTATCACCTACTTCCAGTCTCGCGAGGAACTAGTGATTTTATCCATTCTACAAACGCAGGATAATTTCTTGTTTGAACATATATTCTCCCAGGTCCTGTAAAATCGCAGACAAGACCTTCACCACCAAAAAGTGTAGACTTTATCCCGCCAAAAGTTCTAACACTGTAGTTAACACTCCCATCAAAGGCTACGACGTGTCCCGTATCAATTGTTATCTTTTCCCCAACTTGCAATTCTAGTATCTTGATAGCCCCAAAGGAAGAAATGGCAGCATCACCGTATCCTTGAAGCTTAAGCAAGAATATTCCTTCACCTGCAAAGAAGGATTTAAAACCTCCGAATGAAACATCTAAATCCACCTGAGCATCACAAGCCAAAAATGATGTTGACTGAACAAATAATGTACCATTCACATGAACGGTCTCTATATCACCAGGCAATTCTGGAGCTATACCAATTTCTCCGTCACCGGATGAATAATACGTGTTCATGAAAAAGCTTTCCCCACCAAGAACAGCTCGTTTCAAAGCTTTCCAAACACCACCTGTCGACGTTTCAACATTAACAGGACCCTTCATATAAACCATCGCACCAGGTTCTACCTTTACTCGTTCACCCGGTCCAAGATATACTTTCAAGAGTGCATAACTACCTCTAAATTCTATCTCGCCTCTCATACATCTTCCCCCACTTTCAATATATAAACGCCGTCTTCACCATCAACCTCTTTCAACCTGACTTTGACAATTTCCAATTCTTTTGAACTTGGAATGTTCTTACCTACGTAATCTGGTCGTATTGGAAATTCCCTATGTCCTCTATCGATAAGTACAGCAAGCTGAATGGATTTTGGTCTACCACGCGAGATAATAGCATCCATTGCCGCCCTAACCGTTCTACCTGTAAAAAGGACATCATCAACAAGAACTACCTTTTTGCCTTGCAAACTGAAATTTATGATACTCTTATCTTCTTCTTTTGAAGTTCTCTTTTCATCATCTCTAAACGGTGCGACATCTAATGCTCCAACAGGTAATTCCACACCTTCTATCATCGATATATTTTTAGCTATCCTCTTAGCAAGATACCATCCGCGTGTGATGATACCTATAATGACCAAATCTTCGGCACCTTTGTTCTTTTCCAAAATCTCGTGTGATATACGCATCAACGACCTTCTTATATCATCTTCACCGAGTATTTTCACCATGCTTTCTCACTTCCCGTATCTGCATATTTATCTTATGTCTTACATATTGAATGCAAGGGTTATCTTCAGTCCGTATTTTGATTTCAGTTCTTCGTAATTTGAAATATTCTCGCTTAGGTTGTAAAAACCGCTTAGTTCAAATATGTAGTTATCAACTATCACATTAGTCTTACCATAGATACTGTGGTATAGCGTTCCACCCGACAATGAATACACTGGCACGTATGAAAAAATTATTTCGTTGAAAGGTGCTATTTTAGATATGGCTATGCCCAATGTGAATCTCAAATAATCAACCCCGATGTTACTGACACCAATCTTCACGCCAGTTTGATTTGTTACGGACTGGTTGAAGACCGCCTCCAAACTAGGTAAAGAGTTCTCTTGCTTTTCAGAATAGAGAACCAAGTTGTATACTGCAAAACTTAGAATTGAAGAATCCGACACCTTGATTAATCCGCCTGCGTCCAAACTCAACATTTTTGCATCGAGTGGAAGTATTTTGAACTTAATATTCAGCGCATAGAATTTTGAAATATCCACCAGTCTGTAATTGACAACACCAGTCGCATAGGTTGAATCCGTAGTGTAGCCAAGCTCTCCAAAAAGCGTCCGCTCTATTTGTCTCCAAAAAACTCCTAAATTCCAACTCGCATGTTCCTGCACTGTGACCGAAAACGCAAACGAGCTATTACCAGATAAGAAATAGACAGGATTTTCATTAAAGTACGAGTATCCAATAGATGCTAAAATTAGTAAAGACAAAACAACCACATTTTGGTAAAACTTACCCTTCTGAAGCTTGCTTTTCATACGCCTTCTTCACCTTCTCTCGAAACTCGTAAAAAGTTCCATTTTCTATGCTTTCACGCATCTTTTCTCCAAATTCCATCATGAAATGTATGTCGTGAATTGTTAAAAGTATCTGCCCCAATACTTCTTCTCTGTCAAACAGATGCCTTATGTATCCTTTTGAAAAATTACGACACGTGTAACATGTGCAGTTTTCATCTATGGGTGTTTTGTCGTATTTGTATCTAGCTGAGCGGATATTGAACTTTCCATTCCAGGTAACTGCTAGTCCATGCCGAGCAACTCGTGTTGGAAAGACACTGTCGAAGATATCAACACCACTCGCTACTAAGTCAACTAACAAATCTGGGGAACCACCTCCCATGAAATACCTAGGCTTATCTGGAGGCATTTTTGGACCTATAAACTCAACCATCTTTAACGTTACTTCGTGAGGTTCACCGACACTTAACCCACCTATAGCAAATCCATCGAAATCAAATTCGGTAATCTCTTTCAAACTCATCTCTCTGAGGTCTTCGTAAATAGCACCTTGGATTATGCCAAAAATCGCTTGATGAGAAATCCGTCTCAAATGTTCCAAACTTCGCTTAGCCCATTTTGTTGTAAGCTTAACAGACCTTTTTGCCTCATCGTATCCATCCTTTGGGTCAGCACAATAATCAAATGCCATAACAATATCAGAACCAAGGGTAGCTTGTATCTCCATCGATAACTCTGGTGTTATATAATGCTTTGAACCGTCTATCGGAGACATAATCCATACGCCATCGTCCGTAATCTTCTGACCCTTCTTGAGACTGAATACTTGAAAACCACCACTATCGGTTAAAATCGGTCTGTCCCAGTTCATGAAGTTGTGAAGCCCGCCAAATTCTCGGATGACATCTAATCCTGGTTTCAAATATAGGTGAAATGCATTCGAGAGAATTATTTGAACGTTGTTTTCTTTTAATATATGCGGGGTTACCAACTTCACATTTGCGTTCGTACCAACCGGCATGAATGTAGGTGTTTCAACAATACCATGTGGGAGGTGCATCCTCCCACGTCTTGCGTTACCAACAGTTTTTAAAACTTCAAATCTTAGTGAACCCATTTTCTTTTATCAACTCCTGTATTCTTTCGTAGTAAACTTTTGCTTCTCCCATAACTTCGTACATCTCATCAAGTACTTTGTTTTTGAATTCTTCATCTGTTATTGATTTAAGGTTGATTACTACATTGTACTCACCAATTTTACATGCAGCCCTTGCTAATTCCGCAGCACTGTACGCATCAGATACCGCATTTTGGTTACCCCATTTTGCAACAATTTCACTGTATTTTAGAATATCTCTTGCGCACTCAACGAGTTCAAAAGGTGTTTCAACAGCTTTTTTTAGGGCTTCTTGAATCTTTAATTCTCTCTCGGGGTCCTCTTTCGGTAACTTGTAAGCTTCCATAACTTTATCAAAAGCTTTGACATCTTCAGAAGCCAATCTCAGAGTCTTCTCAAGAACAAGCTCCATGTTTTCCAATACTTCTTGCATAAGCCCCTCGTAATTTTCGTATTTTTTCTTTCCGAGTGTAAGATTAGCAACCATTGAATTTAGTGCAGCTCCAAGTGCAGCAACAACAGCACCAACTGCTCCGCCACCAGGAACAGGGTTTTTTTCCTTCACTTTATTACAAAGTTCCTCAACTGTTAATTTTCTGATATCAATATCCATAGCCTTGCCCCCTCCTTTTTTGATAGTGACTGTAAAAACGACTTCTTCATACAAAAACATTATACCACAAAATGTACAATTGAAAAATCTAAAAAACGTGATACAATTCATTAGGGTGCCGTACTAAGCGGGGGGTTGGTGGTCCCCTGTAACCCGAAACCCACCTTAGCGGGGCTGAATTCCCCGACTGAGGCTGTCCGGGTTCGGTACCGGCACATCCGGTGGCAACGAAGGTTGGGTCCCACGCAACAACTGCCTACGAACCGGGTCAGGTCCGGAAGGAAGCAGCCCTAAGTAGGTAAGTGTGTGCCGTGGGGGTGCCCGGCTGGAGCCATGCAGGATGTGTACGGCCGGGTCTGGACAAGTCGAAGCGGGGTGTACGGCACCCTCTTTTATTTTATACCCCTAAGATTACTAACTTACCCGAGGGGAGCTGTAAGCCGGATTCTGTTTAGACAGGCATCTGTCTTTGCGGCCTACCCGGGGGAATATGGGCGGAGCCACCCGACCCCCTGCTTGGCCTTGCTCCGGATGGGGGTTGCCAAGCCGGTGCATCGCTGCACCGCTGGTGAGCTCTTACCTCACCTTTCCACCCTTGCCCTACAAAAGGGCGGTTTCCGTTTCTATGGCCCTATCCGTGGCTCGCGCCACCTGGCCGTTAGCCAGCATCCTGCCCACGGAGTCCGGACTTTCCTCAGGTCAGCCATGTGCGGCTGCCCGCGCCTGTCCGCTCCCCTCGGAACTTTTTATTATACTCATTTCTTCAAACCCGAATAATTATATATCGTCCTCATCAATAATTCAAGAAAAATGCTTTTTAGACTGCTTTAATAGTATTTTCTAGCGATATATTTTTCGTGATTGCTGGCTTTTCAACATCAAAAGGACTTTACCATCTCCCATAACTTATGTTAGAATAAAAACGCATTGTTCGTAATACGAATTATCTAAAATTTTTGATACAAGGGGCGTGTTCTTTAAATGGCTCGTGTTGATGTGTTGAACGAACGAATAGAATACTCCATTTTTCATTTAGCTTGGCCATTGATAATCTCAAATTCATTTCAAACTATTTACAACATTGTAGATTCTTACTTTCTTGGTAAACTTGGACCAATCCAATTCTCCGCGTCAACCGTCACTTGGCCTGTTATTTTCACATTCATTTCCCTCGCGATGGGTTTTTCACAGGCAGGCATAGCAATTGTCTCCCAATATGCTGGAAAAAAAGATGTCTTAGGTGTAAGGAAATCATCCGGTCAATTGTATTTAGTAACGATTATAACGGGGCTTCTATCTACAGTCTTGGGACTTGCCTTCACAAAACCTATTATTTACGGCATTGTCGGTTCTAAAAACCCTCAAGTTATTCCATACGCGATTAGCTATTATGTTGTTGACATAATAGGTCTGCCCCTTGTATTCATACTCAACACGACTACTTCCATTATGCGTGCGATAGGAGACTCACAATTCGGAATGCGCATGATACTTTACATGAACGTTATAAACATGATTTTCGACCCTCTTTTGATTTTCGGAATAGGTCCATTCCCCAGGCTTGGTGTTGCCGGAGCAGCATGGGCATCGAATATTGGCAGGCTCGTGGCAGCAGCAATTAGCGTTAATCACGTTTTTTCAGAAAGGGCTGTTGTAAGAATCGAGAGGAAAGATTTCAAACCCGAATGGAGGATGATATCTTTAATCTTGAAGCTTGGACTTCCCAGTGCAATAGGTATGTCAGTTACGTCTGCTGGTTTTGCGGTTATCATGAAATACGTAGCAATGTTTGGACCTGCAGTGATAAGTGCATACGGTATAGGTAACAGGGTTACTAACCTTGTATCAATGATTTCCTTCGGTTTAGCTGGAGCAGTATCAACCATGGTTGGACAATTCATAGGAGCAAGAAGATTCGAAGATGCTGAAAGGACGGTCAGAACCGCCTTCTTTTGGAACGTTATTATTATAGGTTTCCTTTCTGTCCTCACATTCGCTTACGGAAAGCAAGTAACGAAATTTTTTATCAACGACCCTGAAGTTATAAAAATGGGAGACATATTTTTTAAGTACATCTCATTCTCAATGCCGATATTCACATCCTACATGATATACAACAATGCACTCATAGGTGCAGGCAAGACCGTGCTAACAATGATAGGTGATATACTAAGGCTGTGGGGGATTAGAATTCCGATAATTGCCGTGCTTGCAACAACCATGGGATTCAAGGGGATTTTTGTTGGTATGATAATAAGCAATTTGATAGTCTTCTTTGTAACCTACGCCTTCTTCAAGTTCTCAAATTGGAAGAAAGCTGTTGTTTAAAAACTTTAAGGAGGTTAAAGAATGGAGAAAAAAACAATCGATAACGTAAAATACATATTCTTGGACTACGACGGGACTATTATAGAAAACGCAGAATCGGAGTTTTTGAAAGAATATTTCACTTTACTTTCGAAAAAATCCGGTATTGAATTTAACCAACTCTTGCAATTGGTTATGTCCTCTGTTGAAGAAACTATCAAAAATACCGCAAATGATAAGAACCTTTTTGAAAAGTTCACCATGGCGATTTCTCAAAGCTCGCGAAAATCCCCAGAGTATTGGATAAAGCTATTCTATGCTTTCTATGAAACCGAATTCGACCAGCTCTCAAGAATTGTGAAACCTAAGAAAGAACTAATCGAACTGATAAGCAAAACTGATAAAAAGTTGATATTCGCATCTAACCCGCTCTTCCCAAAGATTGCAACTTACAAACGTATAAAATTTGCAGGTTTAGAACCAGAAATGTTTTTGTATGTCGCCCATATGGAAAATAGCACGTATGCAAAGCCAAATCCAATGTTTTTCAAAGAGATAATGGCAAAACTAAATCTCTCACCAGACGAATGTGTGATGATAGGTGACACAGAATTTGACATGGCTTGCGAAAAGGTAGGAATCAAATTTATACATATCAATGAAACAGAAAAATGGAAGCAGGTCTTTTAATAACCCAACGAAAAAAGCCCTGAGGATTCCGCACCCTCAGGGCTTTTTAATCTATATTTGGTTTAATTCAAACAGATACAAGCACTAGATCAATCAGAATAACACCAACGCCAAGTAATCTATCGCAGAAGATACAATTAAGTGGTAGACTTCCCTTGGAATTTGGATGTTCAGTTCATCGTAAAGCTCATCCATAAGCTCCATGACTTCAGCTTTCTTTTTTTCTCCTTCACCAGGTCTTTCAACAAGGTACATGAAGAGCTTGAGAATGTCCCATACCCACTTCATCACACTCACCCACTATTTTTCAAACTCTTAGAGAATCAAATTAACCAAAATCTGCACATTGGTTTCCGTTAGCCTTGCTTCGTCTGGTTCAAATCCCTCCGGTATCACGCCGAGTTGCTTAAGTTGTTGCATGTCTTGTTCAAGTTCTGCAGGATTAATATTGTCAATAGGTTCTGGGATATTCAGCCTATAGGTCCTCGTTCGAGTTCCTTCGCTTTTCCTAAACATTAATGTGAGTCTTTTCATAATCCATCACCCACACTTTCGGTTGTGACAATTTGAGCGCTTTCACACATGTATTTTGAATATTTGTCAAGTATCGAAACAACCGTTTGCGCATTTTCTGGACTAAAAGCATCCGAAACTGTTATGTTCTGTCTTCTATAGATAGGTTCGTTGTTTTCATCAAACCCTACTACCCATCTCAAAACTAACCTCTTCATGAATACACCTCCACTCGCAAAAGTTGCATTTATATTTCTTTGCCTGCGCAGGCAATGAGATGTATCTACGTCAAATGGGCCGTTAACATGAAATTTACAAACAAAAAGCCCAGGTTTGTTAATCCCTGGGCTTTTGCATATACTCTGTTTATTTATTTTTTCTTCCATCCTTTAACTGCACTGTAGATTATCCAGACCAAAAATCCTATGGCTATGATAGGCACAAGTGCAGCCAAGAAAAGGGATGCGAGAACAAGTATTAATAGAAAAATAACAATACCTATTATCCAAACCAGCAATGGCGTCAAAAATGGAAGCATCGAAATCACTATTAACGCAACAACCAAAATACCTATGAGTGTGAATATCCACATGAGTTTTCCCTCTTTTCGTGAGAAATTACTTTAAATCCAACAGCTTGTAATCCGGCAGTCCGTTTCTGAATGGTGGATACGGCTCTCCCTGTATCAATGGTAGTGCGTATTTGAAGAACTTTTCTGTTACCATGAACTTGTCGAAATAATCTTTTGGGAGCATCCTTGTTTGTTCCGCAACCAAATTCAGAGGAACAGAAGAGTATCTAATTTCATACGGTTCATCCGAAACGCGCTCCATAGTAACCATAACACCGTAATTATCCTCCAAAGCATATCTAACGGCCATTCTTCCACACATCTCAGCTTCTTGGACGTCTGTCGCGCTTGCAATATGTCTCCCACTCCTTTGTAAATAATCTGGGATTGCCACGTGGGTTTTTAGTCCTAACTCAGACCTAACCATACCAGCAATCGTGAATCCAACACCTCCAAGTTGGCGATTACCAAAACTATCGGTGTATCCCATATCGGAGACAAAGAACCCGTCCGGATATTTCAAACCCTCCGCAACAGCGATAGCACAGTGACCTTTCCTGGAAACAATATTATCTACCGCAGAAATAAATTCATCTTTATTAAACGGCTCTTCTGGTAACAACACAATATCTGCACCGATACCGTTTACCCAACCTAAAGCTGCGGCAGCTGCTAACCAACCAGCATGTCTTCCCATGATTTCCATGACGAAAACCTGAGTAGAGTCCACATACATGCTTCTTAAATCAAGTGCAGCCTCCATCATAGCTATAGCAATATATTTCGCGGCTGAGCCGTATCCGGGACAATGGTCTGTATGTGGAAGGTCATTATCAATAGTCTTGGGGACTCCAACAACTTTCAATTCGTAACCTCTTTTTTGTGCTTCGGCCTGCAATCTCCAAGCGGTGTCCATAGAATCGTTGCCACCGTTGTAGAAGAAATATCTAATATCATTTTTCCTAAAAATCTCAAAAAGCTTCTCTATATCAGCATCACTTTTTAACTTCTTTCTACAAGAACCAAACGCACCTGCAGGTGTGTACCTCAAAAATTCTATGTCAAGCTCTGTTGCATCCAGAAATCTCTCCTTCAAAATACCCGTAACACCGTTAATTCCCACGTATATTTCCAAACCGTTCTTTCTTGCCTCATCTATAACACCATAGGCACTTGCGTTGATAACGCTTGTAACACCACCAGACTGTGCGTACAACGCCTTCATAAGCTACCCCTCCAATCTACATTTTCCACAACACACTTATCGATATTTTACCACAAAAGTCTCAAAGCAAAACAAAACCCCGGACTAGTTCCAAAACATAGTCCGGGGTTACAAATTTAAAGAGTTTTCAAAAACGCTAATTCAGTTTAACTTAGAAATTAACAACACCGGTTAGTATTAGCGTTGTTGCTCCCATTATGTTTTGCAAGTTTGTGTTTCTGATGGTCAATTTGACATCAGAAACATCATCAAATCTTCCCAAAACAACTGAAACTGCGTTGGTGGTTGATGACTTTTCGTAACCTATTCCGAATTTGTATTTGTCTACAGTGATTTGTCCATAAACCGTGTAATTTTTGGAGCCGAGCGTGTATGTGCCGTTAGCATATAGGCCAAACCCAAAAATTCCTGTTTGTCCTTCTGCGTAAAATTTGTTTCCATCAAAGTTTCCAGAAATCGCAAACTGTTCCGTTGAAAAACTCATAGCGACGTAATATGAGGAGTTAGCCAAGTTATACAGGCCTTCGACGGAAAGACCGAACGGCTTCTCTATATCGTATCTTGCTGCAACAGAATAACCGGTTGCGTAATAATCAGAAGCCGCCACGAGCGTTAAACAGTTGTATTCTAAACCACCGACCATCGGAAGTTTGTTGCTCGTGTAGCCCAATCCGAAGATGACAGAAACCTTTTCCATTACTTTATAACTGAAAACTAAGCCTGTATCCTTGGCTTTGGTTCCGGCGGGCAAATTCCAAGGTGTTTTGTAATGGAAACCAACATTAAGTTTATCGTTCTTTAGGTTAAACAAAGCGCTGTCGACAGTTGCTCCACCGTAAACCAAGGACACTGTGATGTCTGAATTTGGAACGAACATCAGTGTCAACTTAGTGGTTGGCGCACCTGTAAAAATCAAATATTTAGTCGCATCCAACTTAAACGAATAGGTGAACTCGTATTTCCCTTTTACCGGTAGTCCCCCTGCTTGCGATTCTACTCCTTCAATAGCAAGCTTTCCATCTTTTTCAACGAGTTTGAATACACCGTTCTTGCCACCAAATCCATCTGGCTCGTATGCTGGAGCGAGTGGGTCTTCTTCCCAGACATCGTTTCCACCAATCACAAAAACGAATTTATACTTATGCACACCTGGTTGTAGAGCAAGTGTTGTCACCCAATATCCATCGACAAGTTGCATCTTTTGTGCCCTTGGGTTCCATCCGTTGAACGAACCTGCAAGATAAGCTTCTTGAGCATTCTCTTTTTTTACTGCAAAAACAACCTTACCATCAACGATAGACAATCCCGGTGTGACCTTTCCTACCGTTGCTGCAGGCTTCTTTTCTTCCACTTTAGATCCTTCTTGCTTTCCTTCCTTAACTGCTGTTGCTGGTGCCTTTACAACAAGTTTTCCACCTTCGCGTGCAACTTCGATAACTGCATTCAGTCCACCAAAACCATCATCGGTATATGCGAACGCATTTGGGTCGGGTATCCAATTACCGTCAACAACGAATTTGTATTCGTATACGCCAGGTTGAAGTTCCAATACTGCTTCCCACCATCCATCCTCGATAAAATAAAGCGGAGTATCGTCTGCTTTCCAATTGTTGAAAGAACCAGCAATGTAAGGTTGTTTTGCGTCTTTGTTGTAGTAACGGATAATCACATAACCATCAGCATCGACAAATATCGTGTTTTCTCTTTTTTCATTCAGTATATACTTCTTTCCGCCTTGCTGAGTTTGTGCTTGAGTTGTTCCTTCCGGAGCTACTATCTTGCCATCATCTGTAAGTGTGAAGATTCCGTTCTTGCCACCAAACCCATCATCCACATAGGCTGGGGCTTCCGGGTCTTCTTTCCAGGTCTTGCCATCGATAACAAACTTGTACTGGTAGGTTCCAGGTTTTAATTCCGCTTCGTAGGTCCAAACCCCATCAACTAACTTCATCGCCCATGCTATTGGACTCCAGTTATTAAATGTACCTGCCAGATAAACAACGTTAGCTTGAGCTTTAAATGTGAATATAACCTTTCCGTCTTTGTAAGTAACACCTGCAAACGACAATGTTGAAAGTAGAACAATTAAAGTAACAACAAACAGTGCCTTTTTCAAGTTTGAAAATATCGAAAGCTTCATCAACCGCACCTCCTAATCCTCACTTTTTATTTCTTTCCAAAAATTACCACCAAGCGTTGATTTTAAACGCAACAACAGGTTTGAATGGATTATCCCCTGCAAAATCTCCATTCCCAATTTGAATTGCAAAATCTGCGTTCTGGAAACCAGTGAACTTAAGTTCTCCAAAGAAAAAGTCCTTTTCTTCGTAGTAACCAATTATCTTTTGATACTTGGCAAATAAGTTTATATTTCCAAACGAACGGCCAAGTTCTACGTAATAAACTTCTCCGATTGTATTAACTACATTGTGTGCAGGTTTTCCGAACGAATAAGCAAATTTTCCCGAGAAGTTCATGAAGCTGAACGTAGTTCCAAGGCTTACATTAAATTTTCCCCACTCCGTCGGCATTGCTCCTGTAACATCAGCAAAACCTGTCTTTTTAAGGTTGACGAATGCACCACCATAGTTTATATCCATACCAACCTCAGTGTTTT
It encodes the following:
- a CDS encoding cyclodeaminase/cyclohydrolase family protein → MDIDIRKLTVEELCNKVKEKNPVPGGGAVGAVVAALGAALNSMVANLTLGKKKYENYEGLMQEVLENMELVLEKTLRLASEDVKAFDKVMEAYKLPKEDPERELKIQEALKKAVETPFELVECARDILKYSEIVAKWGNQNAVSDAYSAAELARAACKIGEYNVVINLKSITDEEFKNKVLDEMYEVMGEAKVYYERIQELIKENGFTKI
- a CDS encoding TIGR00266 family protein; translated protein: MRGEIEFRGSYALLKVYLGPGERVKVEPGAMVYMKGPVNVETSTGGVWKALKRAVLGGESFFMNTYYSSGDGEIGIAPELPGDIETVHVNGTLFVQSTSFLACDAQVDLDVSFGGFKSFFAGEGIFLLKLQGYGDAAISSFGAIKILELQVGEKITIDTGHVVAFDGSVNYSVRTFGGIKSTLFGGEGLVCDFTGPGRIYVQTRNYPAFVEWIKSLVPRETGSR
- the pyrR gene encoding bifunctional pyr operon transcriptional regulator/uracil phosphoribosyltransferase PyrR → MVKILGEDDIRRSLMRISHEILEKNKGAEDLVIIGIITRGWYLAKRIAKNISMIEGVELPVGALDVAPFRDDEKRTSKEEDKSIINFSLQGKKVVLVDDVLFTGRTVRAAMDAIISRGRPKSIQLAVLIDRGHREFPIRPDYVGKNIPSSKELEIVKVRLKEVDGEDGVYILKVGEDV
- the glmM gene encoding phosphoglucosamine mutase; this encodes MKLFGTDGIRGVVNEELTPEIAFRLGNALGKYVSNRIFIAKDTRASGDMLEAAIIAGATAAGATVYRCGVLPTPALAIITKLEDAVGVMISASHNPPEFNGLKVISKGFKLPDEVEDNLEKRMKELHYVSYSEIGCVVDYKLAFEEYANYVIQQFPNLDLSGLKILVDAGNGAAYETTPYVLKQLGAKVEVINNNPDGYNINVDCGSTNPEQAMKRMTNHNLAILHDGDADRCILLDERKQEVHGDKIMGMCAVQMKNEGRLKNDIVVGTVLSNMGLEVFLRKHGVKLLRAKVGDRYVLEQMLEHGANLGGERSGHIIFLDKSTTGDGLITALETIRTMVLSGKELSELADEVPDYPQVMLNIKCKNKLVVEHKDVKELIEKYKREDTDIIVRPSGTEPLVRVFVQGPDEEYINNVAYEIAGKIEELVKGEENA
- a CDS encoding IS110 family transposase, encoding MSQNFSIFVGIDISKHKFNACAIQNPNSIIFESAFDMSKQGFSSFVQKLSVFPKSSVLIAMESTGCYHLNLLSFLSLNDFSCVVLNPLLVNKSLPVGLRKTKTDKIDARSIALTIFYTHHILPTSSFLNSDFRDIARKKESITHQISRVKNDIEKLLSLLFPELEKVTNIYNDAILDLLSSFPSAKAIQKASIDSLRVFFSKTIGRKLKLTPETLKELANNSIAQYWPVKEKILIQTIKELRFLQQQLNEFDEMLKEYCKCASLNQDVEILTSIDGIGENSALYFLAEVGDISRFSTYKKLIAYCGLDPSVDESGKHKGESRISKRGNAHLRRIIWLMSVNVVRHNEYFKAYFQRKRAQGLVYKKAMMSVAHKLLRTIFAMMKKREKFNIDHTFSSSTQNLILHS
- the tgt gene encoding tRNA guanosine(34) transglycosylase Tgt, with protein sequence MGSLRFEVLKTVGNARRGRMHLPHGIVETPTFMPVGTNANVKLVTPHILKENNVQIILSNAFHLYLKPGLDVIREFGGLHNFMNWDRPILTDSGGFQVFSLKKGQKITDDGVWIMSPIDGSKHYITPELSMEIQATLGSDIVMAFDYCADPKDGYDEAKRSVKLTTKWAKRSLEHLRRISHQAIFGIIQGAIYEDLREMSLKEITEFDFDGFAIGGLSVGEPHEVTLKMVEFIGPKMPPDKPRYFMGGGSPDLLVDLVASGVDIFDSVFPTRVARHGLAVTWNGKFNIRSARYKYDKTPIDENCTCYTCRNFSKGYIRHLFDREEVLGQILLTIHDIHFMMEFGEKMRESIENGTFYEFREKVKKAYEKQASEG